The Synechococcus sp. MVIR-18-1 region ACTTTAGTGGCTTCTTAGCGGTCGGCCTACCGCTTCTCGGGCCGCTTGTTCAGCCGTATGCATTCGATCTGCTAATTGCTGACTCATATGAGCTGCAGCTTCCCTCCCTGTTCCATCGGCTAAGAGGGGGGCTTCGAAGCAGATTGCAGCACTACTAGAAGCTGGGGGACTGGCCTCGCTGTAGGCGATCCCTACGGGAACAACGCTGACAGGAATTCCATTGGACTTGGACAGCTGGGCAAGACGAACCAGTCCCTGCCTTAAGCGGATTGGTTCATCGGTGCGGTTGATTCGCCCCTCGGGAAAGACCACAACCTGCTGACCAGCCGCTAAAAGATCGATGGCATAACGAAGCGACGTCAGGGTCGGACGTCCTTGGTCTACGGGAAAGCAGCCGAGTCGATAGAGAAACCAGCCCTGAAGTCCTTCCATTTCGCTCCGCGTCACCATGAAGCGGCAATCACGGCCAGTAATGCGTCGCCCCGTTGCCATCGGCAAAATCAGGGCATCCCACCGGGCTCGATGGGTCGGGGCCAGAAGCACAGGCCCTTCCTTGGGCAGATGATGAGCTCCAATGACATGACGCTCTCGGAAATACCAAGGCAATGCAAGGTCTTGCGTAAACAACATCGCAAGCGATGACCAGAATGGGTTCATTGCTGAACCCAAGACTTCACCTCTAGTTTTCAGAGCACTGCCCACGGCTAGATAGCGCTGTCCTACAGGGTTGGAATTTAGGTTGCCTCAGTCTCTGTATCGCGGAAGCTTGGGCAGTTAGAGCGGCGTCTCGCTTGCAGACCACCCGCGCATAAAATTAAATCTTTGGACGAGGGTTGTGGCCAGTCTCGGGGTCAACATTGATCACATTGCCAATGTTCGGCAAGCCAGGCGCACGGTCGAACCTGATCCTGTGCCAATGGCTTTGATGGCGGAGTTGGGTGGAGCCGATGGGATCACGATTCACCTCAGGGAAGATCGCCGTCATATCCAAGATCGCGACTTAACCCTCTTACGCCAAACGGTTCGGACTCGTTTGAATTTGGAAATGGCTGCAACCAAGGAGATGGTGGAGATTGCGCTGCGAGAGCAACCAGACATGGTCACCCTGGTGCCAGAACGGAGAGAGGAAGTCACAACGGAGGGTGGCTTAGACGTCCGTAGTCAGTGCACGAGCTTGTCTTCTGTGATCGATACCCTCCAGAGCAACGACATTCCTGTGAGCTTGTTCGTGGATCCAGATCGAAACCAGCTGGAGGCGTGTCAGCAAAGCGGCGCTCGTTGGGTTGAACTCCATACCGGACGTTTTGCGCAGGCCAGCTGGAGGGAGCAACCCATGACCTTGGCACGTCTCATCGAGGCCACGGAACAAGCGCGTTCGATGGGATTGCGGGTCAACGCAGGCCACGGCTTGACCTATCAAAATGTGGAGCCCATTGCTGCAATTCCAGGAATGGAAGAGCTCAATATTGGGCACACCATCGTGGCCCGGGCTCTGTCTGTGGGTTTGCAAGAAGCGGTGAGAGAGATGAAGAGCTTGGTTCAGAATCCCAGACGTGACCCCTTGTTCGGAAGCAGTAGCTCATGACCACACATCATTTTGTTGCAGCCAGTACTCGCTTCTTGACAGAAGAAGAACCCCTTGAAGAAGTGCTTAAAGAAAGACGCAGGCATTACGGCGAACAAGGCAAGGAGATTGACTTTTGGCTTGTGCGCAATCCAAGTTTTCTGGATGCACCTGAATTGTCTGAGATCAAAGCGAAGGTGCCACAACCTTCAGCCGCAGTCGTTTCTACAGACTCCACCTTCATTACATTCATGAAGTTGCGTTTGGAATATGTTGTGGAGGGGCAATTCGATGCTCCAACTGATTCCATTCCAAACCCTCTTGCGGAAACACATTAAAGGATTCGGTTAAGTCTGCTTCCAAAGGACGATGACTAACCAGATTGCTAATGAAAGTGATGTTCGTTTCGGATATATATGAGACGTAATCTGTATAGAAATAGGGATACGTGAGGTAGGTCAACTGATTCTAAATAGAACGCTTGAAGCGCATTCATTGATGTCTGCTTTCAGGCATTTTTGAAAAGTTGATTGTTTTTCTTTGAGCTTGATCGGCTAGATTATTCTTATTGATTGTCTGGCTAGGGATTGTATTGGCAGTTAGATGGTTAGGGGGGATTTTGTATTGGATATCGCTGTTTTCGTTAAAAAACTCGAAAATGCGTAAAACCCCGCACGATTGGGATCAATTTTAGTTGTTGCGCTAATGAAACAATGTTTTAATTCTAATGGTAAGGCTATTTCTTAAAATCTTGACATCGGCAATGGTGATTCGACTTCCTTTGCTTGCAGCCATCTCTGCTTTTGTTTTAGCAGTTGGCCTGGCAGCGGCATCCAATGCTCACCAGGAACTCTTGAAGCGTCAGCTCTGTTGTGAAGGCTGTCCAGTTGATTTCAAGGTTTGTGAGTTTTAGATCGATTGGTCTGTGCTTAATCGTTGCGAACTAGAAAAGATGGCTTTCAGAATCTAGAGCTTGATTTCATGGCGACATGATTTTTCAATCATGTGCAAATCTTTTTCTTCTTGATCTGGTCGTTTCTATTGTGTGGCTATCAAAGATATACAGTTCTGGCGCTGATGTGAATGGAATGAGGGATAGATATGACCCCCAGCGAGCTGTGATAGTGCCGATGCGTAATAATGAGAAAGGTATACAGAGCCTCTAGTGGAGTTTAGTCGCAGGGACATTATTCAAGCTCTATG contains the following coding sequences:
- a CDS encoding 1-acyl-sn-glycerol-3-phosphate acyltransferase, with translation MNPFWSSLAMLFTQDLALPWYFRERHVIGAHHLPKEGPVLLAPTHRARWDALILPMATGRRITGRDCRFMVTRSEMEGLQGWFLYRLGCFPVDQGRPTLTSLRYAIDLLAAGQQVVVFPEGRINRTDEPIRLRQGLVRLAQLSKSNGIPVSVVPVGIAYSEASPPASSSAAICFEAPLLADGTGREAAAHMSQQLADRMHTAEQAAREAVGRPLRSH
- a CDS encoding pyridoxine 5'-phosphate synthase, encoding MASLGVNIDHIANVRQARRTVEPDPVPMALMAELGGADGITIHLREDRRHIQDRDLTLLRQTVRTRLNLEMAATKEMVEIALREQPDMVTLVPERREEVTTEGGLDVRSQCTSLSSVIDTLQSNDIPVSLFVDPDRNQLEACQQSGARWVELHTGRFAQASWREQPMTLARLIEATEQARSMGLRVNAGHGLTYQNVEPIAAIPGMEELNIGHTIVARALSVGLQEAVREMKSLVQNPRRDPLFGSSSS
- a CDS encoding MgPME-cyclase complex family protein, which translates into the protein MTTHHFVAASTRFLTEEEPLEEVLKERRRHYGEQGKEIDFWLVRNPSFLDAPELSEIKAKVPQPSAAVVSTDSTFITFMKLRLEYVVEGQFDAPTDSIPNPLAETH